In one Bacillus rossius redtenbacheri isolate Brsri chromosome 11, Brsri_v3, whole genome shotgun sequence genomic region, the following are encoded:
- the LOC134536955 gene encoding ORM1-like protein, translating to MLVGGHGEPNPNTTWLRSRGFWLSYVLGMLTLHLILLCVPPFSVATAWTLTNLIHNVCHLVFLHTLKGAPWIPQDQGACRQYTHWEQIDDGQQFTTTRKFLFVVPVVLFILTSYYTSYATGHFLVNFPSMMVVVVPKLPQFHGVRLFGINKY from the exons ATGCTGGTCGGGGGCCACGGAGAGCCGAACCCCAACACCACGTGGCTGAGGAGTCGCGGCTTCTGGCTGAGCTATGTCCTCGGCATGCTCACGCTGCACCTGATCCTGCTCTGCGTCCCGCCGTTCAGCGTTGCGACGGCCTGGACCCTCACCAACCTCATACACAACGTG TGCCACCTGGTGTTCCTCCACACACTGAAGGGGGCGCCGTGGATACCCCAAGATCAAGGGGCCTGCCGCCAGTACACACATTGGGAGCAGATAGACGACGGGCAGCAGTTCACGACAACCAGGAAGTTCCTCTTCGTAGTCCCCGTAGTCCT GTTCATCCTCACCAGTTACTACACGAGCTACGCGACAGGCCACTTCCTCGTCAACTTCCCGTCCATGATGGTGGTTGTCGTGCCGAAGCTGCCTCAGTTCCACGGTGTGCGGCTGTTTGGCATCAACAAGTACTAG